Proteins from a genomic interval of Myxococcales bacterium:
- the tuf gene encoding elongation factor Tu yields AHVEYQTEARHYAHVDCPGHADYVKNMITGAAQMDGAILVVSAADGPMPQTREHVLLARQVNVPHLVVFMNKVDQVDDDELLELVEMEVRELLSSYEFPGDDIPIIMGSALAAGENPSDDTANKCIDELMDALDTAIPTPERALDRDFLMPIEDVFSITGRGTVVTGRIEQGIVHTGDEVAIIGIRDTTKTTVTGVEMFRKILDEGQAGDNVGCLLRGTGKDEVERGQVLAKPGSITPHTKFRAQAYILTKDEGGRHTPFFNGYRPQFYFRTTDVTGIATLPDGTEMVMPGDNVEMVVELITPIAMDKELRFAIREGGRTVGSGVVSEVIE; encoded by the coding sequence GCCCACGTAGAATATCAGACAGAAGCTCGTCACTACGCACACGTGGACTGCCCCGGCCATGCGGACTACGTGAAGAACATGATCACGGGCGCGGCCCAGATGGACGGGGCGATCCTGGTGGTTTCCGCGGCCGACGGCCCGATGCCCCAGACCCGTGAGCACGTGCTTTTGGCTCGCCAGGTCAACGTTCCTCACCTCGTGGTGTTCATGAACAAGGTGGACCAGGTAGACGACGACGAGTTGCTGGAGCTGGTCGAGATGGAAGTGCGAGAGCTTCTTTCGAGCTACGAATTTCCCGGCGACGACATTCCGATCATCATGGGTTCGGCGTTGGCGGCAGGTGAAAATCCGAGCGATGACACCGCGAACAAGTGCATCGACGAATTGATGGACGCATTGGACACTGCGATTCCGACGCCGGAGCGGGCGCTGGATCGCGATTTCTTGATGCCGATCGAGGACGTGTTTTCGATCACGGGTCGCGGGACGGTGGTGACGGGCCGGATCGAGCAGGGCATCGTTCACACGGGGGACGAAGTAGCGATCATCGGTATTCGCGACACGACGAAGACGACGGTGACGGGTGTCGAGATGTTCCGGAAGATCCTGGACGAGGGCCAGGCCGGCGACAACGTGGGTTGTCTGCTCCGGGGCACGGGCAAGGACGAGGTGGAGCGGGGCCAGGTTCTGGCGAAGCCGGGATCGATCACGCCGCACACGAAGTTCCGGGCCCAGGCGTATATCTTGACCAAGGACGAGGGTGGGCGTCACACGCCGTTCTTCAATGGTTATCGGCCTCAGTTCTACTTCCGTACGACGGATGTGACGGGTATCGCGACGCTGCCGGACGGAACGGAAATGGTGATGCCCGGTGACAACGTCGAGATGGTGGTGGAGTTGATCACCCCGATTGCAATGGACAAGGAGTTGCGCTTCGCGATCCGCGAGGGCGGCCGCACGGTGGGTTCTGGCGTGGTCTCCGAGGTGATCGAGTAA
- the secE gene encoding preprotein translocase subunit SecE: MNPAEWFQNAQQYLREVGVEYRKISWPPQREAMAGTVGVIVVVSIITFVLGVVDFGLAEIMKKVLE, translated from the coding sequence ATGAATCCAGCGGAGTGGTTCCAGAACGCCCAGCAGTATCTCCGAGAAGTGGGCGTCGAGTACCGCAAGATTTCTTGGCCTCCACAGAGAGAGGCGATGGCAGGCACGGTGGGCGTCATCGTTGTGGTCAGCATCATCACGTTCGTTCTCGGCGTGGTGGACTTTGGGCTGGCCGAAATAATGAAGAAGGTGCTCGAGTGA